The following DNA comes from Hordeum vulgare subsp. vulgare chromosome 3H, MorexV3_pseudomolecules_assembly, whole genome shotgun sequence.
AAACACTCTGCACATTTGTTCTTCAACTTTCTTCATGACATGGAACAAGCATGTTCTGTGTGTTTCTTGTGGAAACACATCTTTTATTGCGCTTTCCATTGCTTTGTCCTGGTCAGTAATTATTGATTTTGGTGCCTTCCCTCCCATTGCTGCCAAGAACTGTTGGAACAACCACTTGAATGTGTTAGCAGTCTCGTTGACAATAAGAGCACATGCAAACAAGTATGTCTTCCCATGTGGAGAAATACCAACAAATGGTGCAAACGGCAAGTTGTACTTGTTGGTTAGGAATGTTGTGTCAAAGCTGATGCAGTCCCCATACTCTTGGTACATTGTTCTAGATCTAGCATCTGTCCAAAAAACGCTCCTAACCTTGTTTTTTGCATCTACTTCCATTGAGTAGAAAAATCCAAGGCTCTCAGCTTGTTTCTTCTGGAAGTACTGCTGCACTTCCATGACATCGCTGTTTTCCAATTCTCTGTTTATTGTTGTACCATAGTTACCCACTTTCCTTTTGTTGTATGGTAGCTTGTCCATTCCTCCTCTTATGTATGCCAACACTATCACTATTTTCCTTGTAGGAATGTTGCACCTTTTCATTGTTCTGATCAAGGCTTTCTCTTCATCAGACATGTAAACATGAGATCGAAAAAACCTACTTCCAGGGTTGAGATCATGGTTATGATCAAGATTGAGGTTAGTTATACGCCATCTTCCATCTTTCAAAGCGACTATCATTTGCGCTTTGCAATCTGTCTTTGCTATGACAGTGCTTTTTCTATGTACTATCAAGTTTTCTCTCTCAGCCTCTGTATTATACCCATATTTGTTGCATTTTGTGTTACCCTTACAACCTCTCCATTCCTTTTTTTGCTGGTTGTGCGGGCAGTCGACACGACTGATATGGAGAAACCAGCTACAAAGGCATAGAAGTTTAAGAACTTTTGAGCTTCTTCCCTCGTGGAAAATTGCATCCCCATTTTAGGTTTGAGCTCACTATCAATTGATCGGTAATTTCCTCCTTCTGcggcccgtctttcattttccaaaaattcgtctatggtttcttcattgatatcattgttttcattctcggTGTTTGGAACTTGCAGGCAGCATGCATTTGTTGATGTTCCTGCCTCTCGAGACTCTCTGGAGGAACCATCATCAACATATGTTGGCGAGTCGAGATTCCAGGTATGATTTTGCTCTCTCTCAAAAGCCCCTCTTGTTCCTTCATTGTTTCTGTCAACCTGCATTGTGTATAGTTTTGGGGGGTTAATCAACAAATGCGTGTCAAATTatttcccccttttttctcttaaATTGTTCATTAGAAAACATTTTCTCTTACCTGATCCaagagaatgtcatcaaagaggGTTGGCTTCCATGGATCCAAGAGAATATCATGAAAAGTTGTTGTTTGTGCATCCAGATCCTCCAATTGCACTGGAGAATTGTCTTGGTCTTCAACAAAGTCACCCAACATGCATAAATCCTGAATAAAAGGAAACATTTTAATTCTATCCGCACATCCTTTTTTGCTATTTTTCCTCATTTGTTATAAGTTTTACATTTTTTCTATTCCCCCATTTGTTTTATTGATTTTCAACACGCTTACCTCATGGCTTgttttgttgttctcgttgatgCCCCCAGTCTTTGTTTGGTGTAATTGCAGCAGAGGTTCACCCCCATCATTTGTTTGACCATTGTCAGTATCGCTCGAGCACGACTCCCGCCCTGCACATGAGTTTTAACATGGTTTATCGTATTTTTCATCTGTATTGTTTTTTAACATATTTTTCCAGATTTTTTTATCACCTGGGTATTGATTGTCTCATAGCCTCCATTTATGTCAATATAACCCTTCAACAGCGCCACATAAGAGAAGTTCGGCTGTTTCAtgcacaaaaatatttttctattagtTCCACACAAGGTTGAAGGCATATGAAATTGAAATAATTTTTTTTACCACTCCTCTTTTTACCTCCATGAATAGAGCTTCCTCGCTTCCAATGCATATATCTTGCATGTCCTCATTCGCACCGCTATTGACCTGCAAAATCCAGTGATTTTTTAGATAGAACATGAACTAAATAAGAGATATGTGAGGAAGAAGCAGACGACATATATTTTATTCTTTCAGTTTATcaggttttcattttattttttatctTAATATTGTTCAGTTAGCTTTCGATCAATCGATCATATATTTTCATTGTATGTCTGTTTTTTTAGTATTTGTTCATTACCATTTCATCATTGTTTATTTCATTATTCTGTTTTCATCAGTATTGCCGCTCGCAGGCTAGCGATCATTTTTTAatcatttttttattgttttcatttatttattttatgatCAGTTCTTTTTTATCAGTGAATCATAGTTTCGTCATTGTTCAGTCTTATTTTTTTCATAATTCTTTCATGAGTTTGTCAATCATTTATAGTTTTATTCAGTTATCATTTTATACTTTATTTCTACGATCTTTCAGTTTTTTCTTCAGTAGTAGATATCCATGTCCATAGTTATTCAGTTATCATTTTTCAGTTAGATTTCTGAGTACATATGTCATCTTCAGTTCCAGATTTCTGTAATTTTGGTTCAGTGTCATTTTCAGTGTTATTCATGTCTTAGTTATATGTATCTATCTCTTGTTACTCATTTATGATCATTGTGCTTAATTATTAatttcatttgagtactttagtATGTAGTAATTATTGTTTCTCTGTTTCATCAGTTTTTCTGATATCTCTTTATTTCCATCCTTTTATTCAGTCTCACTTTCAGTCTCTTAGATTCTTAATTCCTTCAGTTTTCTAGTTTCTCTATTCCCCAAGTTTCTTATTTCTTCAGTTTTCTCATTGTTTTATTTGGTTTCATTTTTTTAGTCTCTTAGATTCTTAATTTCTATATTTCTTCATTGTTCATATCCAGTCTCACTTTAGTTTTCTCAGTCTTATTCAGTTTGTCTTCGACTTCTTTCACTAGTCTCTTATTTAGATCTTGCATTCAATACTCAAAGGCATAAATTATGTTCAGTAAGTCCCTCCCCATTCGCTTTCGCTAGTAATTGTTTAGATAGGTGTCTCTGTCTCTGTCTGCCTGTCTCTCTCTGTTTGTTTGTCAGTTAGTTGTGAGATCTGAGCTGCATCGCCAAGTAGCAAAACTATGTTGTGAGTACTATGTTGTAATCCTCAGTTTTCCTCATTTACAAAATAGCTGGTGCTGCACAACCCACACATAACTTGTAAGTACTACGTTGTAAGAAGGACTTGGCTAGCTACTTTGCTTTTTTCCTTGCATCCTCTGAACTGGTTGGGCTCTTGGTAGCAGCTATATATATGCTGCTAGTTCCTCTATACTGAACTGTTACATAGCACTACATGCGGATGCAGCTGAGTAGGTGTTTTGTCCGGTGCGCGCTAAAATTTCTACTTTCCAGAAAATGCATGGCGCAGATGGTGTTACTTTGCTGTATCAGGCGTGCTGCTCTCGACGTTTCTGCTTGGCACtgctgtcaaggtatgtacttggaTTGATACCGGACGCAGGCCCTTGTTTTTAGCGTTCTGATACTAGTCTACTTTTTCTTTTGACCAATTCCTGATGGTAGCTGCTTAATTTAACACAACTTATGTTCCATACGACTGGAGATGGAAAACATCATTCTTTGTTTAGTGGACTCCTTAGTGCAACTGatcctgttgttgtggttgcattTCTAAAAGACCTTGTAGCAAGTAAAAAGCTCAACACAGTAATTGAAGGAGAATCCTTAATGAACGACGGGTATGCTACTTGGACCCACGAATTGCACCAAATTGCACTATATAAACTTTTAAGTCAGCTCTACATGGGGAACATGTACGTACATCTTCTTACCTTTTGTTGTGTTATATAAGCATTATACTAAGCACCACGCCTTTTTCTTTCGTGCATCATATTATATAGTGTGTTTTTCTCTACGAAGCAAGCGACACTCGTAGCAAGTAAACGATTCTAGTGTCTGAACCTGTAGGTGTCAAATTCAGTTCTACAGTTTTTAGTTTGGTCAGTTAAAGTTTACTTGTTTGCTGTATCTGAACCTGTAGGTGTCAAATTCAGTTTACGAAGGCAGAAAATTCAGCTAGTGTGTGAACCTAGCAAGTAAACGATTATAGTCATCTTGTTTGCTGTATCAACTAGGTGTCAAATTTAGTTTTACAGTTTTTAGTTTGGTCAGTTAAAGTTTACTTGTTTGCTGTATCTAAACCTGTAGGTGTCAAATTCAGTTTACGAAGGCAGAAAATTCAGCTAGTGTCTGAACCTAGCAAGTAAACGATTCTAGCCATCTTGTTTGTTGTATCAACTATCTAAAATTCAGTTCTCTACCAGAAGATCCAAGCACACTAACATGTTTTCAGATAGGAAGTATGCAGTAGCGAGGTGGGTTGAGGAAGGGGGGTGTGGTGGGGGCTGTACCTTGGTTGGGGCGAGGGCAGTACGTGGCGGCTCCAAGTCCCCGAGATCTGGATCACAAGCCGCACCATCCATGTCTTCTCCCCTGCcagccgtcgtcgcccctgcacagaccttttttcctttcttgaggaagaagaagtgatcgggggggggggggggggtggaaggAGGAGTGCGGCGCAGGCCGGGTGAAGGTCAGCCTGCTAAACTGATGGGTGGGCACGTGGTTCTTTTTCTTTCTTGGACTTTCGTGTTTTTGTGTTAACGGGTGCGCTAGGCGGCCCGTTTAGGGATTTGGTTCTTTTTGCGGTGACGGGCCCTTCGCAATTTTTCGACCTGATGCGGGAAAGAAAACAGTTAATTTTTTTCACTGATCAATTTTATGACTGAATACTCAGCCACGTGTCAATCATTTAGTGGAACAAAGAAACAACCTGACACTAATTTAAATTCAGACATCTGTTCATTAGTCACTCcctaaaaaaatatttaaatattataaaatagtatgtgacattttaaaatatatttgaatattataaaaatagtacatggcattttaaaatatatttaaatattataaaaatagtatgtgatattttaaaatatatttaaatattataaaaataatacGTGGCATTTTGAAATGGTACGTGTTATTTCTAAATCCGTGATTATTTCTTCAAAATTCGTGAATTTTTTTCTCACTTTTTCATTTCCGTCAATATTGTGAAGTCAACAGCGCAGCCCAGCCCAATCCCGGTCAAATGAACAATTCCGATTTGCCAAACGAACCCAGGGTTCTTTTTAGACCGGGATTGCATAATTTAAGATGCAACCGACAGAAATTTTGAATTGAAGGTTCATTTTACTAAACCTTTACAAATTCTGGGTTTAAAATGAACTTTTTCGCAGAACAAACAACCAACGCCGGCATCACGGACGACGTGAACAAAGGGAGCCTCGCCtcgaaaaacaaagaaaaacgtGAACAAAGGGAGCCCGTAAATCTTACACGTCACCGTGCACCAATCCACTTCACCTGAATCATCCACCCACCGCTTCCACTCCGGCAGAGCGCACCCAGACGGCGGAGAAAACAAACCATGGCCCCTCCCGGTCCCGGCCAACTGCTCCCCATGACCCGCTCGCTTCTGCCTCCCTCCGCTCCCCCCTTCctctccggccgccgccgcctgccTCCTCCCGCCCGCGCTCAAACCTCGCCTCGGCCACCATGGCAGCCCCGCCGCCCCCCGTGTCCGGCTCCCCTCCAGCCGCTCCGCCCTCTGCCCAGGAACAGGACCCGTCCCGTTGCTCCGCCTCCCGGGGCCTCCGCCGCCGGCGGAGGCGAGGCGCAGGCCCTGGCCGCGGAGTTCATGACGTCTGAGAGGGTGAAGGTGGCGGCGATGCTGGGGCTGGCCCTCGCGCTCTGCAACGCCGACCGCGTCGTCATGTCCGTGGCCATCGTCCCGCTCTCCCAGGCCTATGGATGGACCCCTTCCTTCGCCGGCGTCGTGCAGGTTCCCAGCTCTCTTCTTTTTGCCCTTGATTGTCTGCACTACGCTACACCACTATTCCATCAGTGACTGAACGCAATTGTGTAACTGTGTTTGGTGATAGAATGCTCAACTGCGACGATTAAGGTTTAACAACGCGATCCAGTGCTCAATCTCAATTACGGTTTAATACTTGAACCAGATGTGGCGTGGCTCGGATGACACGCTGGTATAAGATTTTATACATTTTCCACTAAATCAGTGACCCACATGCTAATTCTTTTATCCATATCATAAATCATGCATAGTTTCCTCCCTTGGCAGTGTCAGCTGTAAAGTAATGTacaccctccgttcctaaatatacaagtctttttagatatttcactagatgattacatacggagcaaaataagtgaatctacattctaaggtatgtctatgtacatccgtatgtagtcttctagtgaaaactctaaaaagacttatatttaggaacggagggagtacaaaccaTTGCATTTGACAAAGCACGGAAGTCCAGATGCCTATTCACCTTAACCAAACTATGGAGTGCCCACTGCCTATACTGTTCTAGTTTTCTGTATGACTTTGTGCCTCTTCCTTGAATGATGTGGTGATGCCATTGGTGTTTTTGATGATTCATGCAGTCATCCTTCCTCTGGGGATATCTGATATCACCTATAATTGGTGGAGCGCTTGTTGACTACTACGGAGGGAAGCGAGTCATGGCGTATGGTGTGGCTTTATGGTCCTTCGCTACATTCCTTTCCCCTTGGGCAGCTGCACGGTCACTGTGGTTGTTCATCTCGACTAGAATTCTGCTCGGTGTTGCAGAAGGAGTGGCATTGCCATGTATGAACAATATGGTGCTGAGGTATTTCTTTTGATTCCTACTACTTCTGTTCACTTGATTGGTCTTCATGCTTTTACCAGAACCTAACATTTGTGCTTATTCGCGTTGTCCTGCCAGTCAAGGTTTATGAAAACGTTTACATTGGGCCTTTTCTTACAGGTGGTTTCCTCGCACTGAACGATCTAGTGCTGTGGGGATCGCGATGGCTGGCTTTCAGCTTGGAAATACCATCGGCTTACTTCTTTCCCCTATTATCATGTCACGAACTGGAACATTTGGACCCTTTGTGATTTTTGGTTTGTTTGGATTTCTGTGGGTGCTGGTGTGGATGTCTGCTATAACAGGAACTCCTGGTGAACATCCTCAAATATCAGCATATGAACTAGAGTATATAACAAAGGGTCAGAAATTGGTGAAACCTCAAGTTCAAGGTGAAAAACTAAGAAAGATCCCTCCGTTTAGAAACCTACTTTCTAAATGGCCAACCTGGGCTTTAATTTCTGCAAATGCTATGCATAGCTGGGTAACTCCTATAAACTTAACTCTTGGTTAGATTGTGCCATGTGAAGAATACTGTTTATGGGTAATCTCTTGAGGGCTGTGTTATTTTTTCAGGGCTATTTCGTCATCCTTTCGTGGATGCCAGTGTATTTCAAAACCGTAAGCCCTGATTCCGCTGCATGTTTCTTGAATAAATAAACTGATTCTCCCTGTGGTTTATTAAATTTTTCCTTGGTGGTCAGATATTTCATGTCAATCTGAGAGAAGCTGCATGGTTTAGTGCAATTCCCTGGGTCATGATGGCAGTTTTAGGTTATGTGGCTGGTGTTGTATCAGATGCACTTATCCGAAATGGCACAAGCATTACTTTAACTCGGAAGATAATGCAGGTGTGTTGCTGAAAATTTTCAGGTTAAAATAGAAGTGAAGAATCATCATtgcgtttttatttatttatattaaatAAGATCTTGAGTTAAAGTGAGCTATTGTATGTTTGGAAACAACCTTACATATGCTAAATTTGTAAGCTATTGCATGTTTGGAATGCAAGGCATGTATATTTTCAAAGCAATTATTAACATAGGTGACCCTTGATGAACAACAACTTTACCAATGTACCCTTTTTTTGTTATCCAGCTTGCATAATTATAATCATAGCTGATTGTATATCCGTAACACAATCACAATGGTAAATCAGAGTAGAATACTCTGGTGAAAATAACAAGTTTTTGTGCTACCACCTGCTGTTCATTTAATTATATTGATTTTAAAATCAAATTTGTCATCTCAATGTAGATATATGCTGCTGGGATTAAATCCAAGCTTTGACCCTTTGATATTGTTTTGTGCAGACAATTGGCTTTGTGGGTCCTGGTATTGCTCTTATTGGTTTAAATGCAGCAAAGAGTCCAGCCATTGCTTCAGCTTGGCTAACTATTGCTGTTGGTTTGAAGTCCTTTGGTCACTCAGGATTCCTTGTAAACTTTCAGGTGTTTAAATTTGTATTCATTAGTTCAGTGTGCGAAGTAGTCacattttaattttatttcatCCCTCCCCTCTCCCCCGACATCCAATTTGGTTTGGATTCTCTTTCCCATCTGATGGAACTAATTTTGAAATTCTTACCAGGAGATCGCTCCACAATATGCCGGAGTGCTACATGGTACAAAATAAATTCCTTGTGCCCTCTGTGTTTTAGTTATAGATTTTGTGCATGTGCGTTACTA
Coding sequences within:
- the LOC123444875 gene encoding probable anion transporter 3, chloroplastic isoform X2, producing MWRGSDDTLSSFLWGYLISPIIGGALVDYYGGKRVMAYGVALWSFATFLSPWAAARSLWLFISTRILLGVAEGVALPCMNNMVLRWFPRTERSSAVGIAMAGFQLGNTIGLLLSPIIMSRTGTFGPFVIFGLFGFLWVLVWMSAITGTPGEHPQISAYELEYITKGQKLVKPQVQGEKLRKIPPFRNLLSKWPTWALISANAMHSWGYFVILSWMPVYFKTIFHVNLREAAWFSAIPWVMMAVLGYVAGVVSDALIRNGTSITLTRKIMQTIGFVGPGIALIGLNAAKSPAIASAWLTIAVGLKSFGHSGFLVNFQEIAPQYAGVLHGMANTAGTFAAILGTIGAGFFVDRMGSFRGFLTLTSLLYFSSALFWDVFATGERVDFDGTS
- the LOC123444875 gene encoding probable anion transporter 3, chloroplastic isoform X1 codes for the protein MAPPGPGQLLPMTRSLLPPSAPPFLSGRRRLPPPARAQTSPRPPWQPRRPPCPAPLQPLRPLPRNRTRPVAPPPGASAAGGGEAQALAAEFMTSERVKVAAMLGLALALCNADRVVMSVAIVPLSQAYGWTPSFAGVVQSSFLWGYLISPIIGGALVDYYGGKRVMAYGVALWSFATFLSPWAAARSLWLFISTRILLGVAEGVALPCMNNMVLRWFPRTERSSAVGIAMAGFQLGNTIGLLLSPIIMSRTGTFGPFVIFGLFGFLWVLVWMSAITGTPGEHPQISAYELEYITKGQKLVKPQVQGEKLRKIPPFRNLLSKWPTWALISANAMHSWGYFVILSWMPVYFKTIFHVNLREAAWFSAIPWVMMAVLGYVAGVVSDALIRNGTSITLTRKIMQTIGFVGPGIALIGLNAAKSPAIASAWLTIAVGLKSFGHSGFLVNFQEIAPQYAGVLHGMANTAGTFAAILGTIGAGFFVDRMGSFRGFLTLTSLLYFSSALFWDVFATGERVDFDGTS